A section of the Burkholderia mallei ATCC 23344 genome encodes:
- the hppD gene encoding 4-hydroxyphenylpyruvate dioxygenase → MQIPTWDNPVGTDGFEFIEYTAPDPKALGQLFERMGFTAVARHRHKDVTLYRQGDINFIINAEPDSFAQRFARLHGPSICAIAFRVQDAAKAYRHALELGAWGFDNKTGPMELNIPAIKGIGDSLIYFVDRWRGKNGAKPGAIGDISIYDVDFEPIPGADPNPAGHGLTYIDHLTHNVHRGRMQEWAEFYERLFNFREVRYFDIEGKVTGVKSKAMTSPCGKIRIPINEEGSDTAGQIQEYLDAYRGEGIQHIALGAADIYRAVDGLRAKGVTLLDTIDTYYELVDRRVPNHGEPLDELRKRKILIDGAHDDLLLQIFTENQIGPIFFEIIQRKGNQGFGEGNFKALFESIELDQIRRGVVQDKA, encoded by the coding sequence ATGCAAATCCCCACCTGGGACAATCCCGTCGGCACCGACGGCTTCGAATTCATCGAATACACCGCCCCCGATCCGAAGGCGCTCGGCCAACTGTTCGAGCGAATGGGCTTCACCGCGGTCGCCCGCCATCGCCACAAGGACGTGACGCTGTACCGCCAGGGCGACATCAACTTCATCATCAACGCGGAACCCGATTCGTTCGCGCAACGCTTCGCGCGGCTGCACGGGCCGTCGATCTGCGCGATCGCATTCCGCGTGCAGGACGCCGCGAAAGCGTACAGGCATGCGCTCGAGCTCGGCGCATGGGGCTTCGACAACAAGACGGGCCCGATGGAGCTGAACATCCCGGCGATCAAGGGCATCGGCGATTCGCTGATCTACTTCGTCGACCGCTGGCGCGGCAAGAACGGCGCGAAGCCGGGCGCGATCGGCGATATCAGCATCTACGACGTCGATTTCGAGCCGATTCCGGGCGCCGATCCGAACCCGGCCGGCCACGGCCTCACGTACATCGATCACCTCACGCACAACGTCCACCGCGGCCGCATGCAGGAATGGGCGGAGTTCTACGAGCGCCTGTTCAACTTCCGCGAGGTTCGCTACTTCGACATCGAAGGCAAGGTGACGGGCGTGAAATCGAAGGCGATGACGTCGCCGTGCGGCAAGATCCGGATTCCGATCAACGAGGAAGGCTCGGACACGGCCGGCCAGATCCAGGAATATCTGGACGCGTATCGCGGCGAAGGCATCCAGCACATCGCGCTCGGCGCGGCCGACATCTATCGGGCGGTCGACGGCCTGCGCGCGAAGGGCGTGACGCTGCTCGACACGATCGACACGTACTACGAGCTCGTCGATCGCCGCGTGCCGAACCACGGCGAGCCGCTCGACGAGCTCAGAAAGCGCAAGATCCTGATCGACGGCGCGCACGACGATCTGCTGCTGCAGATCTTCACCGAGAACCAGATCGGGCCGATCTTCTTCGAGATTATTCAGCGCAAGGGTAATCAGGGTTTCGGCGAGGGCAACTTCAAGGCGCTGTTCGAATCGATCGAACTCGACCAGATCCGCCGCGGCGTCGTGCAGGACAAGGCGTAA
- a CDS encoding indolepyruvate ferredoxin oxidoreductase family protein — MNAPLDAGQRASLEAALQSVTLDDKYTLERGRAYMSGIQALVRLPMLQQERDRAAGLNTAGFISGYRGSPLGGLDLSLWKAKRHLAAHRIVFQPGINEDLAATAVWGSQQVNLYPGAKYDGVFSMWYGKGPGVDRTGDVFKHANSAGSAPHGGVLVLAGDDHAAKSSTLAHQSEHIFKACGLPVLFPSNVQEYLDFGLHGWAMSRYSGLWVALKCVTDVVESSASVDIDPHRTQIVLPTDFVMPDGGLNIRWPDPPLVQEARLLDYKWYAALAYVRANKLDRIEIDSPHARFGIVTGGKAYLDVRQALVDLGLDDDTCARIGIRLYKVGCVWPLEAQGAQAFARGLDEILVVEEKRQILEYAIKEELYNWPDGQRPRVFGKFDEKDGAGGEWSVPMGNWLLPAHYELSPAIIAKAIATRLEKFELPSDVRARIAARIAVIEAKETALAKPHVSAERKPWFCSGCPHNTSTTVPEGSRAIAGIGCHYMTVWMDRNTSTFSQMGGEGVPWIGQAPFTDEKHVFANLGDGTYFHSGLLAIRAAIASKANITYKILYNDAVAMTGGQPVDGVLTVPQITHQLAAEGAKRIVIVTDEPRKYDGHTSQLAPGVTIHHRDQLDDVQRTLREIEGTTILIYDQTCATEKRRRRKRGAYPDPAKRVVINEAVCEGCGDCSVQSNCLSVEPRETEFGTKRQINQSTCNKDFSCVKGFCPSFVTVEGGRLRKPKAVSADASALPPMPEPVLPAIDRAYGVLVTGVGGTGVVTIGALLGMAAHLEGKGVTVLDVTGLAQKGSAVMSHVQIAHAPADIHATRIAMGEADLVIGCDAIVTAGDECTSRMRHGTTRVVVNSAQTPTAEFIKNPKWTFPGASAELDIRAAAGDAVDLVDANHFAVALLGDAIYTNPFVLGYAWQRGWLPLAYASLVRAIELNGVQIEQNRAAFEWGRRAAFDPASVRAAAADDAQAGATVIALHTKKAVDALIATRVEHLNAYQNAAYAARFSAVVSQARAAERALGADTAQEPLTEAVARNLCKLMAYKDEYEVARLHAAPAFVAKLAEQFEGDWKLSFHLAPPLFAKKDARGRPVKQQYGPWLMPVFRVLAKLKFLRGTAFDVFGRTEERRTERALIGEYEALVQELTGSRLTRDTLPLAVELASLPDGIRGYGHVKENNLRAVRAKWAQLLAQWRSPEGGQTRNVA, encoded by the coding sequence ATGAACGCCCCGCTAGACGCAGGCCAGCGCGCATCGCTCGAGGCCGCGCTGCAATCCGTCACGCTAGACGACAAGTACACGCTCGAACGCGGCCGCGCGTACATGAGCGGCATCCAGGCGCTCGTGCGCCTGCCGATGCTCCAGCAGGAACGCGACCGCGCGGCGGGGCTCAACACCGCCGGCTTCATTTCCGGCTACCGCGGCTCGCCGCTCGGCGGACTCGACCTGTCGCTCTGGAAGGCGAAGCGGCATCTGGCGGCGCACCGGATCGTGTTCCAGCCCGGCATCAACGAGGACCTCGCGGCGACGGCCGTCTGGGGCTCCCAGCAGGTCAACCTGTATCCCGGCGCGAAATACGACGGCGTGTTCTCGATGTGGTACGGCAAAGGCCCGGGCGTCGATCGCACGGGCGACGTGTTCAAGCACGCGAACTCGGCCGGCTCCGCGCCGCACGGCGGCGTGCTCGTGCTCGCGGGCGACGACCACGCGGCGAAATCGTCGACGCTCGCGCACCAGTCCGAGCATATCTTCAAGGCGTGCGGGCTGCCCGTGCTGTTTCCGTCGAACGTGCAGGAATATCTCGACTTCGGGCTGCACGGCTGGGCGATGAGCCGCTATTCCGGCCTCTGGGTCGCGCTCAAGTGCGTGACGGACGTCGTCGAATCGTCGGCTTCCGTCGATATCGACCCGCATCGCACGCAGATCGTGCTGCCGACCGATTTCGTGATGCCCGACGGCGGGCTGAACATCCGCTGGCCCGATCCACCGCTCGTGCAGGAAGCGCGCCTCCTCGACTACAAGTGGTACGCGGCGCTCGCCTACGTGCGCGCGAACAAGCTCGACCGCATCGAGATCGACTCGCCGCACGCGCGCTTCGGCATCGTCACGGGCGGCAAGGCGTATCTCGACGTGCGCCAGGCGCTCGTCGACCTCGGCCTCGACGACGACACCTGCGCGCGGATCGGCATTCGCCTCTACAAGGTCGGCTGCGTGTGGCCGCTCGAAGCGCAAGGCGCGCAGGCGTTCGCGCGCGGGCTCGACGAAATCCTGGTGGTCGAGGAAAAGCGCCAGATCCTCGAATACGCGATCAAGGAAGAGCTATACAACTGGCCGGACGGCCAGCGCCCGCGCGTATTCGGCAAGTTCGACGAAAAGGACGGCGCAGGCGGCGAATGGTCGGTGCCGATGGGCAACTGGCTGCTGCCCGCGCATTACGAGCTATCGCCCGCGATCATCGCGAAGGCGATCGCGACGCGCCTGGAGAAATTCGAGCTGCCGTCCGATGTGCGCGCGCGGATCGCCGCGCGCATCGCGGTGATCGAAGCGAAGGAGACCGCGCTCGCCAAGCCGCACGTGAGCGCCGAACGCAAGCCGTGGTTCTGCTCGGGCTGCCCGCACAACACGTCGACGACCGTGCCGGAAGGCTCGCGCGCGATCGCGGGCATCGGCTGCCACTATATGACGGTCTGGATGGACCGCAACACGAGCACGTTCAGCCAGATGGGCGGCGAAGGCGTGCCGTGGATCGGCCAGGCGCCGTTCACCGACGAAAAGCACGTATTCGCGAACCTCGGCGACGGCACTTACTTCCACTCGGGCCTCCTCGCGATCCGCGCAGCGATCGCGTCGAAGGCGAACATCACGTACAAGATCCTCTACAACGATGCGGTCGCGATGACGGGTGGCCAGCCGGTCGACGGCGTGCTGACGGTGCCGCAGATCACGCATCAGCTCGCGGCGGAAGGCGCGAAGCGGATCGTGATCGTCACCGACGAGCCGCGGAAATACGACGGCCACACGTCGCAGCTCGCGCCGGGCGTGACGATCCACCATCGCGACCAGCTCGATGACGTCCAGCGCACGCTGCGCGAGATCGAAGGCACGACGATCCTGATCTACGACCAGACCTGCGCGACCGAAAAACGCCGCCGCCGCAAGCGCGGCGCTTATCCGGATCCGGCGAAGCGCGTCGTGATCAACGAAGCCGTGTGCGAAGGCTGCGGCGATTGCTCGGTGCAATCGAACTGCCTGTCGGTCGAGCCGCGCGAAACCGAGTTCGGCACGAAGCGGCAGATCAACCAGTCGACGTGCAACAAGGATTTTTCGTGCGTGAAGGGCTTCTGCCCGAGCTTCGTGACCGTCGAGGGCGGCCGGCTGCGCAAGCCGAAGGCCGTGTCGGCCGACGCGAGCGCGCTGCCGCCGATGCCCGAGCCGGTGCTGCCCGCGATCGATCGCGCGTACGGCGTGCTCGTCACCGGCGTCGGCGGCACGGGCGTCGTGACGATCGGCGCGCTGCTCGGAATGGCCGCGCACCTCGAGGGCAAGGGCGTGACGGTGCTCGACGTGACGGGCCTCGCGCAAAAGGGCAGCGCGGTAATGAGCCACGTGCAGATCGCGCACGCGCCCGCCGATATCCATGCGACCCGCATCGCGATGGGCGAAGCCGATCTCGTGATCGGCTGCGACGCGATCGTCACGGCGGGCGACGAATGCACGTCGCGGATGCGCCACGGCACGACGCGCGTCGTCGTCAACAGCGCGCAGACACCGACCGCCGAGTTCATCAAGAACCCGAAATGGACGTTCCCGGGCGCGAGCGCCGAGCTCGACATCCGCGCGGCGGCGGGGGATGCGGTCGATCTCGTCGATGCGAACCACTTCGCGGTCGCGCTGCTTGGCGACGCGATCTACACGAACCCGTTCGTGCTCGGCTACGCGTGGCAGCGCGGCTGGCTGCCGCTCGCGTACGCGTCGCTCGTGCGCGCGATCGAGCTGAACGGCGTGCAGATCGAGCAGAACCGCGCGGCGTTCGAATGGGGCCGCCGCGCCGCGTTCGATCCGGCGAGCGTGCGCGCCGCCGCCGCGGACGATGCGCAGGCCGGCGCGACGGTGATCGCGCTGCACACGAAAAAGGCGGTCGACGCGCTGATCGCGACGCGCGTCGAGCATCTGAACGCTTATCAAAACGCCGCGTACGCGGCGCGCTTCTCGGCTGTCGTGAGCCAGGCGCGCGCAGCCGAGCGCGCGCTCGGCGCGGATACCGCGCAGGAGCCGCTCACCGAAGCGGTCGCGCGCAATCTGTGCAAGCTGATGGCGTACAAGGACGAATACGAAGTCGCGCGGCTGCACGCCGCCCCGGCGTTCGTCGCGAAACTCGCCGAACAGTTCGAAGGCGACTGGAAGCTCAGTTTCCATCTCGCGCCGCCGCTGTTCGCGAAGAAGGATGCGCGCGGCCGTCCCGTGAAACAGCAGTACGGCCCGTGGCTGATGCCGGTGTTCCGCGTGCTCGCGAAGCTGAAGTTCCTGCGGGGCACCGCGTTCGACGTGTTCGGCCGCACCGAAGAAAGACGCACCGAACGCGCGCTGATCGGCGAATACGAGGCGCTCGTGCAGGAGCTGACCGGCAGCCGCCTCACGCGCGACACGCTGCCGCTCGCGGTCGAGTTGGCCAGCCTGCCGGACGGCATTCGCGGCTACGGGCACGTGAAGGAGAACAATTTGCGCGCGGTGCGCGCGAAGTGGGCGCAATTGCTCGCGCAGTGGCGCTCGCCGGAGGGCGGGCAGACGCGCAACGTCGCGTGA
- a CDS encoding orotate phosphoribosyltransferase, which yields MTGFDRQTISDTTAKMLLEVQAVHFNADKPFIFTSGWASPVYIDCRKLISFPRVRRGLMEMAEATILRDVGFEQIDAVAGGETAGIPFAAWIADRMMLPMQYVRKKPKGFGRNAQIEGYLEEGSRVLLVEDLTTDSRSKINFVNALRTAGAKVNHCFVLFHYDIFKESVSVLKDIDVDLHALATWWDVLRVAKASGYFETKTLDEVEKFLHAPAEWSAAHGGATGAQE from the coding sequence ATGACAGGCTTCGATCGTCAGACGATCTCCGACACGACCGCCAAAATGCTGCTCGAAGTGCAAGCGGTGCACTTCAACGCCGACAAGCCCTTCATCTTCACGTCCGGATGGGCGAGCCCCGTCTACATCGACTGCCGCAAGCTGATCTCGTTTCCGCGCGTGCGCCGTGGGCTGATGGAAATGGCCGAGGCGACGATCCTGCGCGACGTCGGCTTCGAGCAGATCGACGCGGTGGCGGGCGGCGAAACCGCCGGCATCCCGTTCGCCGCGTGGATCGCCGACCGGATGATGCTGCCGATGCAGTACGTGCGCAAGAAGCCGAAGGGATTCGGCCGCAACGCGCAGATCGAGGGCTATCTGGAAGAAGGCTCGCGCGTGCTGCTCGTCGAGGACCTGACGACCGACAGCCGCAGCAAGATCAACTTCGTCAACGCGCTGCGCACCGCGGGCGCGAAGGTGAACCACTGCTTCGTGCTGTTCCATTACGACATCTTCAAGGAAAGCGTGTCGGTGCTGAAGGACATCGACGTCGACCTGCACGCGCTCGCGACCTGGTGGGACGTGCTGCGCGTCGCGAAGGCGTCCGGCTATTTCGAGACGAAGACGCTCGACGAAGTCGAGAAATTCCTGCACGCGCCGGCCGAATGGTCGGCCGCGCACGGCGGCGCGACGGGCGCGCAGGAGTAA
- a CDS encoding Lrp/AsnC family transcriptional regulator, with protein sequence MAHVELDAIDRRILSILQENGRLSNQDIAERVNLSPSPCLRRIRRLEEMGVITGYVALLDPQKLGLDLLAYVSVRLEKRGGVAPVRGDETSARAGATHAELFRAAVQAWPEVVACHAMTGDMDYLLRVQVEDMAHFSRFMQEQLLHHPSVIDVKTSFSLERFKETTALPIR encoded by the coding sequence ATGGCGCACGTGGAATTGGATGCGATTGACCGGCGCATTCTTTCTATCCTTCAGGAGAATGGGCGTTTGTCGAACCAGGACATCGCCGAGCGGGTGAATCTGTCGCCGAGTCCTTGCCTGAGGCGGATCCGCCGGCTCGAGGAAATGGGCGTGATCACCGGCTACGTCGCGCTGCTCGATCCGCAGAAGCTCGGGCTCGATCTGCTCGCGTACGTGAGCGTGCGGCTGGAGAAGCGCGGCGGCGTCGCGCCCGTGCGCGGCGACGAGACGTCCGCGCGCGCCGGCGCGACCCATGCCGAGCTGTTCCGCGCGGCGGTGCAGGCGTGGCCGGAAGTGGTCGCGTGCCACGCGATGACGGGCGACATGGATTATCTGCTGCGCGTGCAGGTCGAGGACATGGCGCATTTCTCGCGCTTCATGCAGGAGCAACTGCTGCACCATCCGTCGGTGATCGACGTGAAGACGAGCTTCTCGCTCGAGCGCTTCAAGGAAACGACCGCGCTGCCGATCCGCTGA
- a CDS encoding NADP-dependent malic enzyme: MDEQLKQSALAYHQNPKPGKISVTPTKPLSNQLDLSLAYSPGVAAACEAIHADPLDAQKYTSRGNLVGVVTNGTAVLGLGNIGPLAAKPVMEGKGCLFKKFAGIDVFDIELAESDPDKLVEAIAMLEPTLGGINLEDIKAPECFYIEQKLRERMKIPVFHDDQHGTAIIASAAILNGLKVVGKDLSSVKLVCSGAGAAAIACLDLLVKLGLSKSNVLVADSKGVIYEGRGNLDPSKQRYAATTGARTLADAIAGADVFLGCSSAGVLKQDMVKTMADRPLILALANPEPEIRPEDAKAVRPDAIVATGRSDYPNQVNNVLCFPFIFRGALDVGATTITEEMKLACVRAIAELAQETDQSEEVAKAYEGHSLEFGPEYLIPKPFDPRLIIKIAPAVAQAAMDSGVATRPIADMDAYREQLGTTVYRTGMVMRPVFATAKTKAARIVFAEGEDERVLRAAQFVLQERIAKPIIVGRPSVVEMRLKKIGSKLVGGVDFEIVNPEDDPRYQQCWQAYHEIGARDGVTPEVAKAALRKFNTLIGAMLVHLGDAHGMICGMIDTYHSHLKFIEQVLGRAKGAEHFAAMNLLMLPGRNLFMCDTYVNEQPSAEQLADMTIQAAAEIERFGITPKAALLSNSNFGSAPSASSRRMAEARKLIVERAPELEVDGEMHGDAALSEVVRKAAFPGTTLTGEANLLIMPNVEAANIAYNLLKMVGGEGVTVGPFLLGAAKPVHILTPAATVRRIINMTAVAAANVQVK; encoded by the coding sequence ATGGACGAACAACTGAAGCAAAGCGCTCTCGCTTATCACCAGAACCCGAAACCCGGCAAGATTTCGGTCACGCCCACGAAGCCGCTGTCGAACCAGCTCGACCTGTCGCTCGCGTATTCGCCCGGCGTCGCGGCCGCATGCGAGGCGATTCACGCGGATCCGCTCGACGCGCAGAAGTACACGTCGCGCGGCAACCTCGTCGGCGTCGTGACGAACGGCACCGCGGTGCTCGGCCTCGGCAACATCGGCCCGCTCGCCGCGAAGCCCGTGATGGAAGGCAAGGGGTGCCTGTTCAAGAAGTTCGCCGGCATCGACGTGTTCGACATCGAGCTCGCCGAGTCCGATCCGGACAAGCTCGTCGAGGCGATCGCGATGCTCGAGCCGACGCTCGGCGGCATCAACCTCGAGGACATCAAGGCGCCCGAGTGCTTCTACATCGAGCAGAAGCTGCGCGAGCGGATGAAGATTCCCGTGTTCCACGACGACCAGCACGGCACCGCGATCATCGCGTCGGCGGCGATCCTCAACGGCCTGAAAGTGGTCGGCAAGGATCTGTCGAGCGTGAAGCTCGTCTGCTCGGGCGCGGGCGCGGCGGCGATCGCGTGTCTGGACCTGCTCGTGAAGCTCGGTCTGTCCAAGTCGAACGTGCTCGTCGCCGATTCGAAGGGCGTGATCTACGAAGGGCGCGGCAACCTCGATCCGTCGAAGCAGCGCTATGCGGCGACGACCGGCGCGCGCACGCTCGCCGACGCCATCGCCGGCGCGGACGTGTTCCTCGGCTGCTCGAGCGCGGGCGTGCTGAAGCAGGACATGGTGAAGACGATGGCGGACCGGCCGCTCATCCTCGCGCTCGCGAACCCGGAGCCGGAAATCCGCCCGGAAGACGCGAAGGCGGTGCGCCCGGACGCGATCGTCGCGACGGGCCGCTCCGACTATCCGAACCAGGTCAACAACGTCCTGTGCTTCCCGTTCATCTTCCGCGGCGCGCTCGACGTCGGCGCGACGACGATCACCGAAGAGATGAAGCTCGCGTGCGTGCGCGCGATCGCCGAGCTCGCGCAGGAAACCGACCAGAGCGAGGAAGTCGCGAAGGCGTATGAGGGCCATTCGCTCGAATTCGGTCCGGAATACCTGATTCCGAAGCCGTTCGATCCGCGCCTCATCATCAAGATCGCGCCCGCCGTCGCGCAGGCCGCGATGGATTCGGGCGTGGCCACCCGCCCGATCGCCGATATGGATGCGTACCGCGAGCAGCTCGGCACGACCGTCTATCGCACCGGCATGGTGATGCGCCCCGTGTTCGCGACCGCGAAGACGAAGGCCGCGCGCATCGTGTTCGCCGAGGGCGAGGACGAGCGCGTGCTGCGCGCCGCGCAATTCGTGCTGCAGGAGCGGATCGCGAAGCCGATCATCGTCGGCCGGCCGTCGGTCGTCGAGATGCGGCTCAAGAAGATCGGCTCGAAGCTCGTCGGCGGCGTCGATTTCGAGATCGTCAATCCGGAAGACGATCCGCGCTACCAGCAGTGCTGGCAGGCGTATCACGAGATCGGCGCGCGCGACGGCGTGACGCCGGAGGTCGCGAAGGCCGCGCTGCGCAAGTTCAACACGCTGATCGGCGCGATGCTCGTGCACCTCGGCGATGCGCACGGCATGATCTGCGGGATGATCGACACGTACCACAGCCACCTGAAGTTCATCGAGCAGGTGCTGGGCCGCGCGAAGGGCGCCGAGCACTTCGCCGCGATGAACCTGCTGATGCTGCCGGGCCGCAACCTGTTCATGTGCGACACGTACGTGAACGAGCAGCCGAGCGCCGAGCAGCTCGCCGACATGACGATCCAGGCCGCGGCCGAGATCGAACGCTTCGGCATCACGCCGAAGGCGGCGCTGCTGTCGAACTCGAACTTCGGCAGCGCGCCGTCGGCATCGTCGCGCCGGATGGCGGAAGCGCGCAAGCTGATCGTCGAGCGCGCGCCCGAGCTCGAGGTCGACGGCGAAATGCACGGCGACGCCGCGCTGTCCGAAGTGGTGCGCAAGGCCGCGTTCCCGGGCACGACGCTCACCGGCGAGGCGAACTTGCTGATCATGCCGAACGTCGAGGCGGCGAACATCGCGTACAACCTGCTGAAGATGGTCGGCGGCGAGGGCGTCACGGTGGGCCCGTTCCTGCTCGGCGCGGCGAAGCCCGTGCACATCCTGACGCCGGCCGCGACCGTGCGCCGGATCATCAACATGACGGCCGTCGCCGCGGCGAACGTTCAGGTGAAGTAA
- a CDS encoding outer membrane protein, with protein sequence MKTRNIQNFLMVSAAFFAMSGPARSEGAGVLATASTQMLQLAAAAGADAPTFAGVATNGRGAMQK encoded by the coding sequence ATGAAGACTCGAAATATCCAGAATTTCCTGATGGTGTCGGCCGCGTTTTTCGCAATGAGCGGCCCGGCGCGCTCGGAAGGCGCGGGCGTGCTGGCGACGGCGAGCACCCAGATGCTGCAGCTTGCGGCGGCGGCCGGCGCGGATGCGCCGACGTTCGCGGGCGTCGCGACGAACGGGCGCGGCGCGATGCAGAAGTAA
- a CDS encoding DUF1835 domain-containing protein, with the protein MSTIHVTMGGSAAASLRIALADAGRDEGVVELFDDLSVGPLRGADDSPDVRAAFWERAIGDIQQDWTAGLGGDFAKLETLAADTGQVVVWHAQSVADQLMLRRVAYHLRNAPQRLNEVRLSSADIDDPQSWVRLRADQATATGIFSSAQLRAKLPEAAPISVLRISRLALEWQEAKQANAELRYWICNTFKSGHYADIDALVLEHAPDEWGPAARTIGAVMAFADRGHLFVGDVIAFWRCRELAAAGRIELQGDARSIDDLRTATLRATPAVAVPR; encoded by the coding sequence ATGAGCACCATCCACGTGACCATGGGCGGCTCCGCCGCCGCTTCTCTGCGCATCGCGCTCGCCGATGCGGGCCGCGACGAAGGCGTCGTCGAGCTGTTCGACGATCTGTCGGTCGGCCCGCTACGCGGCGCGGACGACTCGCCGGACGTGCGCGCCGCGTTCTGGGAGCGCGCGATCGGCGACATCCAGCAGGATTGGACGGCCGGGCTGGGGGGCGACTTCGCGAAACTCGAGACGCTGGCGGCCGACACGGGCCAGGTCGTCGTCTGGCACGCGCAGAGCGTCGCGGATCAGTTGATGCTGCGGCGCGTCGCCTACCACCTGCGCAATGCGCCGCAGCGCCTCAACGAGGTGCGGCTGTCGAGCGCGGACATCGACGATCCGCAATCGTGGGTGCGGCTGCGCGCCGATCAGGCGACCGCCACCGGCATCTTCTCGTCCGCGCAGTTGCGCGCCAAGCTGCCGGAGGCGGCGCCGATCTCGGTGCTGCGGATCAGCCGGCTCGCGCTCGAATGGCAGGAAGCGAAACAGGCGAATGCCGAGCTGCGCTACTGGATCTGCAACACGTTCAAGAGCGGCCATTACGCGGACATCGATGCGCTCGTGCTCGAGCACGCGCCCGACGAGTGGGGGCCCGCCGCGCGCACGATCGGCGCCGTGATGGCGTTCGCCGACCGCGGTCACCTGTTCGTCGGCGACGTGATCGCGTTCTGGCGCTGCCGCGAACTCGCGGCGGCCGGACGCATCGAGCTGCAAGGCGACGCTCGCTCGATCGACGACCTGAGAACGGCGACGCTGCGCGCGACACCCGCCGTGGCCGTTCCCCGCTAA
- a CDS encoding TetR/AcrR family transcriptional regulator — MARTRAPDHESQREQILDLAAAKFAQTSYPSTSMTDLANASGTSKARLYHYYEGKEAILFDLLDRYTKRLMLIIAEVEGASQRHGLTEREAFAELVRAFLAEYETSHSRHVALLNDVKYLEDTQRQIVLDRQRDIVAAFARQLARAYPERISKDNQTPVTMMVFGMINWTFTWLKPGGRLGYRDFAEQVIGMIEHGLGG, encoded by the coding sequence ATGGCCCGCACCCGCGCCCCCGATCACGAATCCCAGCGCGAGCAGATCCTCGATCTCGCCGCCGCCAAGTTTGCGCAGACGAGCTACCCGAGCACGTCGATGACCGATCTCGCGAACGCGAGCGGCACGTCGAAGGCGCGCCTCTATCACTATTACGAGGGCAAGGAAGCGATCCTGTTCGATCTGCTCGACCGCTACACGAAGCGGTTGATGCTGATCATCGCCGAGGTCGAAGGCGCGAGCCAGCGGCACGGGCTCACCGAGCGCGAAGCGTTCGCCGAGCTCGTGCGCGCGTTTCTCGCCGAATATGAGACGTCGCACAGCCGCCATGTCGCGCTGCTGAACGACGTGAAGTACCTCGAGGACACGCAGCGCCAGATCGTCCTCGACCGCCAGCGCGACATCGTCGCCGCGTTCGCGCGCCAGCTCGCGCGCGCGTATCCGGAACGAATCTCGAAAGACAACCAGACGCCCGTGACGATGATGGTGTTCGGGATGATCAACTGGACCTTCACGTGGCTGAAGCCCGGCGGCCGCCTCGGCTATCGCGATTTCGCCGAGCAGGTGATCGGCATGATCGAGCACGGGCTTGGCGGCTGA
- a CDS encoding GNAT family N-acetyltransferase, whose product MNKPDLRPAESVGIAGPAPVLVRELASSDRQQLLTHFLALGEEDRLLRFGQAVPDHVIENYVRTMDFGRDTVFGVFDHALELIGVGHLAYLPAEGDKRTAEFGVSVLERARGQGVGTKLFERAAIRSRNTHVTTLYMHCLSRNATMMHIAKKSGMRIEYAYGEADAYLSLPPADHSTIIAEMMQEQAAVFDYALKRQARRATQIFESLLPAGLTA is encoded by the coding sequence ATGAACAAGCCTGACCTTCGCCCTGCCGAGTCGGTCGGCATCGCCGGTCCCGCGCCAGTTCTCGTTCGGGAACTGGCTTCCAGCGACCGCCAGCAACTGCTCACCCATTTTCTTGCGCTCGGCGAGGAAGATCGCCTGCTGCGCTTCGGCCAGGCGGTGCCCGATCACGTGATCGAGAACTATGTCCGCACGATGGACTTCGGACGCGATACCGTGTTCGGCGTGTTCGATCACGCGCTCGAGCTGATCGGCGTCGGCCACCTCGCGTACCTGCCCGCTGAGGGCGACAAGCGCACCGCCGAATTCGGCGTGTCGGTGCTCGAACGCGCGCGCGGCCAGGGCGTCGGCACGAAGCTGTTCGAGCGCGCCGCGATCCGCAGCCGCAACACGCACGTGACGACGCTCTACATGCACTGCCTGTCGCGCAACGCGACGATGATGCACATCGCGAAGAAATCGGGGATGCGCATCGAATACGCGTATGGCGAAGCCGACGCGTACCTGTCGCTGCCGCCCGCCGATCATTCGACGATCATCGCCGAGATGATGCAGGAGCAGGCCGCCGTGTTCGACTACGCGCTCAAGCGCCAGGCGCGCCGCGCGACGCAGATCTTCGAATCACTGCTACCCGCGGGCCTCACCGCGTAA